The following coding sequences lie in one Cotesia glomerata isolate CgM1 linkage group LG5, MPM_Cglom_v2.3, whole genome shotgun sequence genomic window:
- the LOC123265856 gene encoding VPS35 endosomal protein-sorting factor-like: MTEISWVSCRTEVKIMKPLALEETGEHPLKPTTISLIDGKSGVRRGTLRSTSASTSTGTPTPTHTPINASLVGDPLSGHTALDGGDPLTQFAREELDPLSRMAADEWDYSSSLVAPGKKPRDTSDEFVEPWSVRRASILNKYTTSEKLSIVTSFLSGGEKVVTVQANNLVDKVRNRLEQLDDFEEGSVRQMLDLSQQEYVSRIEQLNNELVQAWHADLRVKALKIAIQCAKLLVDTSGMAFYPSKFVLITDILDIFGKLVYERLKVKADYYKPGSKVPKSLPDNFTPDMVPENAKETCRNWFYKIASIRELVPRLYVEMAIIKSYSFLTTTEFNTALLRITKMIRGIGNPLIAAYARCYLCRVGLALKTADYEFIRENIYDLLLTYNQLFTQTMKTELNRQNISIFIYLNLYTPALDWILQVLTRTADETILSEVISRCKLQANCALLLNAILVAFKPAYISSRAMEFVELVDECKQDISFPQYLLYRSLGECLIQEDLPRDDCQAVYEIIWKYITSLQEPVKFMHCAEVWIQFVVMHFSVKELNEFLKEIINHLSPKRMYENYYPQLQAIVEKIVAKTQDFESLLAMDNFLPLIDLFHKESIKVEVCKNIIEGFRAQSGLVTDPIIINALMYIARIMHDSVNALSVEDEKRQIGALICDLVQRVDYGRDFEKQLNYYAEARAAFPNLDAVHIQLVQCVNRQAVETRKIIRGHHTRRTSAFVRACAAFCFITIPSLTLVTTRLQLYLLSGQVALLNQCLGQADACFKAALSLIPEMPKTIEIDGRPKNTEPYLLSYLSNFLSTLLVVPDSPEHGVLYLMRGLLNAVQRCFDENSSIKCALYLRILDLLSTITLETYPYHVDKVDSNDRLYGSDKKFISEVDKICTKVLDEILNHLKYLGSTNQYDKQSSLSMDLFGRLVMRADLKQSTLANLAVSLWNLSLKHGCADPKMRTRTIEYVKRKSKLPQFEHLSEILKKIS, translated from the exons ATGACAGAAATCAGCTG ggtATCATGTCGAACGGAAGTGAAAATAATGAAGCCTCTGGCTCTAGAAGAGACTGGAGAACATCCGCTGAAGCCTACCACAATATCA tTGATAGATGGAAAGTCTGGAGTAAGAAGAGGCACACTGAGAAGCACAAGTGCTAGTACGTCCACTGGTACACCGACACCAACTCACACGCCGATAAATGCTAGCCTTGTGGGTGATCCATTATCGGGACATACGGCGTTGGATGGCGGCGATCCGCTTACGCAATTTGCACGAGAAGAACTGGATCCTCTGTCTCGCATGGCCGCCGATGAATGGGATTACTCGTCAAGTTTAGTAGCGCCGGGTAAAAAACCCCGTGACACTTCTGATGAATTTGTTGAACCTTGGTCTGTACGCCGGGCCTCTATTTTGAATAAGTATACGACTTCGGAAAAGCTTTCAATAGTCACGAGTTTTTTATCTGGCGGAGAAAAAG TGGTTACAGTTCAGGCTAACAATCTAGTGGACAAGGTACGAAATCGCCTGGAGCAGCTGGATGATTTTGAAGAAGGCTCTGTGCGGCAAATGCTGGACTTGTCCCAGCAGGAGTACGTGTCGAGGATAGAACAGTTGAACAATGAGCTGGTCCAAGCTTGGCATGCGGATCTAAGAGTTAAAGCGTTGAAGATTGCTATTCAGTGTGCAAAGCTGCTGGTTGATACATCGGGAATGGCTTTTTATCCTAGTAAATTTGTTCTTATTACTGATATTCTTGATATATTTGGTAAACTTGTCTATGAAAGACTGAAAGTTAAGGCTGATTACTacaa aCCTGGTAGTAAAGTACCTAAAAGTCTTCCAGATAATTTTACACCAGATATGGTTCCAGAAAATGCCAAAGAAACTTGCAGAAATTGGTTTTACAAAATAGCATCAATTCGGGAACTAGTACCACGCCTGTACGTGGAAATGGCAATAATTAAATCATACAGTTTTTTAACAACAACGGAGTTTAACACAGCTCTGCTACGCATTACTAAAATGATTCGTGGTATTGGAAATCCATTGATCGCTGCTTATGCAAGATGCTACCTATGCCGCGTGGGTCTCGCGCTTAAAACAGCGGACTACGAATTTATACGTGAAAATATTTACGACCTTTTGCTAACGtacaatcaattatttacacAAACAATGAAAACAGAGTTAAACCGTCAGAATATatcgatatttatatacttaaaTCTGTACACGCCAGCGCTGGACTGGATACTTCAGGTGTTAACTCGTACTGCCGATGAAACTATACTATCAGAAGTGATATCACGTTGTAAATTACAAGCCAATTgtgcattattattaaatgcaaTACTCGTTGCCTTCAAACCAGCGTACATTTCATCTCGAGCTATGGAATTCGTTGAGCTTGTTGATGAGTGTAAACAAGACATTAGCTTTCCTCAATATCTGCTGTACCGAAGTCTGGGCGAGTGTCTCATCCAGGAAGATTTGCCGCGAGACGATTGTCAAGCTgtttatgaaataatatggAAATACATTACAAGTCTGCAAGAGCCAGTTAAATTTATGCACTGCGCTGAAGTCTGGATACAATTTGTCGTAATGcatttttcagttaaagaattgaacgaatttttaaaagaaataatcaaTCATTTGAGCCCCAAGCGTATGTATGAAAATTACTACCCGCAATTGCAAGCAATAGTCGAAAAAATAGTCGCGAAAACTCAAGACTTTGAGTCGCTTTTGGCGATGGATAATTTTTTACCTCTCATTGATTTGTTTCACAAAGAAAGTATCAAAGTTGAAGtctgtaaaaatataatcgaAGGTTTCAGGGCTCAAAGTGGTCTGGTTACAGACCCGATAATAATAAACGCGCTGATGTACATCGCGAGGATCATGCATGACTCAGTGAATGCACTGAGTGTAGAAGATGAAAAACGACAAATTGGCGCACTGATTTGCGATCTGGTGCAACGCGTTGACTATGGACGGGATTTCGAAAAGCAGCTGAATTATTATGCCGAGGCAAGAGCTGCTTTTCCTAATCTGGATGCTGTACATATTCAACTAGTTCAGTGCGTTAATCGCCAAGCTGTTGAAACCAGGAAGATAATCAGAGGACATCACACCAGACGAACTTCGGCTTTTGTACGTGCGTGTGCTGCTTTTTGCTTCATCACCATTCCTTCGTTGACGCTTGTTACGACTCGCTTGCAATTGTATTTACTTTCGGGACAGGTTGCGCTGCTAAATCAGTGTCTTGGTCAAG cTGATGCCTGTTTTAAAGCCGCACTGAGTCTCATTCCCGAGATGCCCAAGACAATCGAAATTGATGGACGGCCTAAAAATACTGAGCCTTATTTACTCtcttatttatcaaatttcctCTCAACGCTGCTCGTTGTTCCTGATAGTCCTGAGCACGGTGTTTTGTACTTGATGAGAGGCTTGCTTAATGCTGTTCAACGATGCTTCGATGAAAACAGCTCAATCAAGTGTGCTCTCTACTTACGAATTCTTGATTTACTGTCTACAATTACGCTTGAAACTTATCCTTATCATGTAGACAAG gttgATTCCAATGATAGACTCTATGGgagcgataaaaaatttattagcgaagttgataaaatttgtaCTAAAGTTTTAGacgaaattttaaatcatttaaagtaCTTGGGGTCTACGAACCAGTACGACAAGCAATCGTCATTGTCAATGGATTTATTTGGGCGGCTTGTTATGCGAGCGGATCTCAAACAATCTACGCTGGCTAATTTAGCTGTTAGTTTGTGGAATTTATCCCTGAAACACGGGTGTGCTGATCCAAAAATGCGa ACAAGAACGATAGAATATGTGAAACGAAAAAGTAAACTTCCACAATTTGAACATTTGTCggaaatattgaagaaaatatcGTGA
- the LOC123265867 gene encoding uncharacterized protein LOC123265867 isoform X2: MVKKCVIKNCLSGSSAERKLKSQLNQRQTALFQVPKDPEMLQLWSSAISQQLCHKNFIFFELPRSRFDLKMGAVPILTDVTNNDTTSSNDYFRTSHHCTDNDDLHTTKNVSDLSNELQQQFASSALDDEIINNAHCTENLSEEFEEQMSVADNFILPCHNNSAPFSLNEILQLIKDRGVPQNWCWPKQLETKPHVILYYIDNFLEKLKLSIKIGYDLTVQITILETGVAINYNYSITSPTSFWNMLREIETCQFCSGAGLNGRCSTACEGILQSDKKYKRFKREIRCLGCRKLRKRLLILAKKKKEDLNSRYITIKRKLHAKQ; the protein is encoded by the exons ATGGTGAAAAAGtgtgtgataaaaaattgtcttaGTGGCTCTTCAGctgaaagaaaattaaaatcgcaGTTAAATCAACGACAAACAGCTTTATTCCAAGTACCAAAA GACCCCGAAATGTTGCAACTATGGAGCTCAGCAATATCTCAACAACTttgtcacaaaaattttatct TTTTTGAACTTCCAAGGTCTAGATTTGATTTGAAAATGGGTGCAGTTCCAATACTGACCGATGTGACAAATAATGACACAACTTCATCAAATGATTATTTTCGTACCAGCCATCATTGTACTGATAATGATGATTTGCATACAACAAAAAATGTAAGCGATTTATCCAATGAGTTACAGCAACAATTTGCTAGCTCTGCATTGGAcgatgaaattattaataatgctCACTGTACAGAAAATTTGAGTGAAGAATTCGAAGAACAAATGTCAGTTgcagataattttatattgcCATGTCATAACAATTCTGCTCCATTTTCACTAAATGAGATATTACAACTTATAAAAGACCGGGGAGTACCCCAAAATTGGTGTTGGCCTAAACAATTGGAAACAAAGCCACATGTGATTTTATATTacattgacaattttttggagaaactaaaattatcaattaaaattggTTATGATTTGACAGTCCAG ataactATCTTGGAAACGGGAGTtgctattaattataattattcaataacaTCGCCGACATCGTTTTGGAATATGCTACGAGAAATAGAAACTTGTCAGTTCTGTAGTGGCGCTGGACTTAACGGAAG atGCTCAACCGCATGTGAAGGTATTTTACAAtccgataaaaaatataaacgaTTTAAAAGAGAAATTAGATGTTTAGGTTGTCGCAAGTTACGAAAGAGATTATTAATATTAgcaaagaaaaagaaagaagaTTTAAATAGTCGTTATATCACGATTAAACGTAAACTTCATGCAAAACAATAA
- the LOC123265867 gene encoding uncharacterized protein LOC123265867 isoform X1: protein MVKKCVIKNCLSGSSAERKLKSQLNQRQTALFQVPKDPEMLQLWSSAISQQLCHKNFICELHFNSNDILKNYEKINLRNGEVFELPRSRFDLKMGAVPILTDVTNNDTTSSNDYFRTSHHCTDNDDLHTTKNVSDLSNELQQQFASSALDDEIINNAHCTENLSEEFEEQMSVADNFILPCHNNSAPFSLNEILQLIKDRGVPQNWCWPKQLETKPHVILYYIDNFLEKLKLSIKIGYDLTVQITILETGVAINYNYSITSPTSFWNMLREIETCQFCSGAGLNGRCSTACEGILQSDKKYKRFKREIRCLGCRKLRKRLLILAKKKKEDLNSRYITIKRKLHAKQ from the exons ATGGTGAAAAAGtgtgtgataaaaaattgtcttaGTGGCTCTTCAGctgaaagaaaattaaaatcgcaGTTAAATCAACGACAAACAGCTTTATTCCAAGTACCAAAA GACCCCGAAATGTTGCAACTATGGAGCTCAGCAATATCTCAACAACTttgtcacaaaaattttatctgtgAGTTGCATTTTAACAGTAAcgatattcttaaaaattacgaaaaaataaacttacgaAATGGTGAAGTTTTTGAACTTCCAAGGTCTAGATTTGATTTGAAAATGGGTGCAGTTCCAATACTGACCGATGTGACAAATAATGACACAACTTCATCAAATGATTATTTTCGTACCAGCCATCATTGTACTGATAATGATGATTTGCATACAACAAAAAATGTAAGCGATTTATCCAATGAGTTACAGCAACAATTTGCTAGCTCTGCATTGGAcgatgaaattattaataatgctCACTGTACAGAAAATTTGAGTGAAGAATTCGAAGAACAAATGTCAGTTgcagataattttatattgcCATGTCATAACAATTCTGCTCCATTTTCACTAAATGAGATATTACAACTTATAAAAGACCGGGGAGTACCCCAAAATTGGTGTTGGCCTAAACAATTGGAAACAAAGCCACATGTGATTTTATATTacattgacaattttttggagaaactaaaattatcaattaaaattggTTATGATTTGACAGTCCAG ataactATCTTGGAAACGGGAGTtgctattaattataattattcaataacaTCGCCGACATCGTTTTGGAATATGCTACGAGAAATAGAAACTTGTCAGTTCTGTAGTGGCGCTGGACTTAACGGAAG atGCTCAACCGCATGTGAAGGTATTTTACAAtccgataaaaaatataaacgaTTTAAAAGAGAAATTAGATGTTTAGGTTGTCGCAAGTTACGAAAGAGATTATTAATATTAgcaaagaaaaagaaagaagaTTTAAATAGTCGTTATATCACGATTAAACGTAAACTTCATGCAAAACAATAA
- the LOC123265867 gene encoding uncharacterized protein LOC123265867 isoform X3, which yields MVKKCVIKNCLSGSSAERKLKSQLNQRQTALFQVPKDPEMLQLWSSAISQQLCHKNFICELHFNSNDILKNYEKINLRNGEVFELPRSRFDLKMGAVPILTDVTNNDTTSSNDYFRTSHHCTDNDDLHTTKNVSDLSNELQQQFASSALDDEIINNAHCTENLSEEFEEQMSVADNFILPCHNNSAPFSLNEILQLIKDRGVPQNWCWPKQLETKPHVILYYIDNFLEKLKLSIKIGYDLTVQITILETGVAINYNYSITSPTSFWNMLREIETCQFCSGAGLNGRCSTACEDV from the exons ATGGTGAAAAAGtgtgtgataaaaaattgtcttaGTGGCTCTTCAGctgaaagaaaattaaaatcgcaGTTAAATCAACGACAAACAGCTTTATTCCAAGTACCAAAA GACCCCGAAATGTTGCAACTATGGAGCTCAGCAATATCTCAACAACTttgtcacaaaaattttatctgtgAGTTGCATTTTAACAGTAAcgatattcttaaaaattacgaaaaaataaacttacgaAATGGTGAAGTTTTTGAACTTCCAAGGTCTAGATTTGATTTGAAAATGGGTGCAGTTCCAATACTGACCGATGTGACAAATAATGACACAACTTCATCAAATGATTATTTTCGTACCAGCCATCATTGTACTGATAATGATGATTTGCATACAACAAAAAATGTAAGCGATTTATCCAATGAGTTACAGCAACAATTTGCTAGCTCTGCATTGGAcgatgaaattattaataatgctCACTGTACAGAAAATTTGAGTGAAGAATTCGAAGAACAAATGTCAGTTgcagataattttatattgcCATGTCATAACAATTCTGCTCCATTTTCACTAAATGAGATATTACAACTTATAAAAGACCGGGGAGTACCCCAAAATTGGTGTTGGCCTAAACAATTGGAAACAAAGCCACATGTGATTTTATATTacattgacaattttttggagaaactaaaattatcaattaaaattggTTATGATTTGACAGTCCAG ataactATCTTGGAAACGGGAGTtgctattaattataattattcaataacaTCGCCGACATCGTTTTGGAATATGCTACGAGAAATAGAAACTTGTCAGTTCTGTAGTGGCGCTGGACTTAACGGAAG atGCTCAACCGCATGTGAAG ATGTTTAG